One region of Primulina tabacum isolate GXHZ01 chromosome 1, ASM2559414v2, whole genome shotgun sequence genomic DNA includes:
- the LOC142505704 gene encoding uncharacterized protein LOC142505704, giving the protein MTSRNPLSIILDQNKLAGPNYNDWFRNLKIVLSSEKILYVLDKKPPKEAASDISETELAKLEKWWDHDLQAKSYMLASMSNELQRRFEEAVNAADIHFHLKELYGVQTRSERHATVKELMTTRLRDGTSVHEHGVRMIGLIEKLVGLDVVIPGDLATDILLLSLPPRSMDLW; this is encoded by the coding sequence ATGACGTCACGCAATCCACTTTCTATCATCCTCGATCAAAACAAGTTGGCTGGCCCTAACTATAATGACtggtttcgaaatttaaaaattgttctGAGCTCGGAAAAGATTCTGTATGTGCTTGATAAGAAGCCACCGAAGGAGGCAGCTTCGGACATCAGTGAGACTGAACTAGCTAAGCTTGAGAAATGGTGGgaccatgatctccaagctaaaaGCTATATGTTGGCTTCTATGTCGAATGAACTGCAGAGGCGGTTCGAGGAGGctgtgaatgctgctgacattcacttTCATCTGAAAGAGTTGTATGGAGTACAGACTCGCTCAGAGAGACATGCTACTGTGAAagaactcatgactacacgTCTGCGAGATGGGACTTctgtccatgagcatggtgttaggatgattgggctcattGAGAAATTGGTGGGGCTCGACGTGGTTATTCCTGGTGACCTTGCGACTGATATTCTCCTGCTGTCATTACCCCCTCGTTCGATGGATTTGTGGTAA
- the LOC142505711 gene encoding uncharacterized protein LOC142505711: MNKLEATLEELVNMLTTYEATIKKEKIVLLVGSSSGTKKGAPNKGKKRSAPLKKNKPNKKPYKKPTPGPSKPDKSEHVCFHCNKPGHWRRNCKEYLAQKRSGHGDGKKQET, translated from the exons ATGAACAAGCTTGAGGCcacccttgaagagttggtcaataTGCTTACTACTTATGAGGCCACAATAAAGAAGGAGAAGATTGTTCTTCTAGTGGGTTCTTCGTCTGGTACGAAAAAGGGAGCCCCAAATAAAGGCAAGAAGCGTTCTGCCCCTCTAAAGAAGAACAAGCCCAACAAAAAGCcatacaagaaacctactccAGGGCCCTCAAAGCCCGACAAGTCAGAGCATGTCTGTTTCCATTGCAATaaacctggacattggaggcgtaattgcaaggAGTATCTAGCCCAGAAGCGTTCTGGCCATG gtgatggcaaGAAGCAGGAGACTTAG